From a region of the Thermomonas sp. HDW16 genome:
- a CDS encoding glycoside hydrolase family 97 protein: MKGLLFGLLLVLALPGFAHAEQVAQASSPDGRIVVQLDLNGEGRLAYRVLRDGKPVIADSRLGFIFRNGRQILRGLQLDKQASRSADGTWEQPWGERRYVRDHYNELRASFVEKDHDKRHFDMVFRVFDDGVGFRYDIPEQPRLAEAQIVQELTEFAIARPATAWWIPAFEWNREEYLYHRTPLAEVGVAQTPITLRTDDGVHLSIHEAALVDYAGMNLMRDGGTLRAILTPGSPTPVVRKTPFATPWRTITISDRAGGLVESNLILNLNEPNKLGDISWFKPSKYVGVWWSLHIDKETWATGAKHGATTANTKRYIDFAAENGFRGVLVEGWNIGWDGDWFANGWDFDFRKPTPDYDLKGLAAYARTKGVHLIGHHETGCAVSHYERQMDEAFALFGRLGIDAVKTGYVCDAGQIERQDVANGPVLREWHEGQWMSNHHLRVVQDAAKHHVAINAHEPIKDTGLRRTYPNWISREGARGQEFNAWGDPPNSPEHEVTLVYTRMLAGPMDYTPGVVSLTGKNGQEIGSTLARQLALYVALYSPIQMAADLPEHYAQHADAFQFIKDVAVDWDESRVLAGEVGEYVAIARKQRGGGEWFIGAINDRNARTVPLKLDFLDPGKHYRAEIYRDGEGAGWKGESRFRFAREAKTVTRGDALALWLAGGGGAAVRFVPIDG; this comes from the coding sequence ATGAAGGGATTACTGTTCGGACTCTTGTTGGTGCTGGCGTTGCCGGGTTTCGCGCATGCGGAGCAGGTGGCGCAGGCATCGTCGCCGGATGGGCGCATCGTGGTGCAGCTGGATCTCAATGGGGAAGGGCGGTTGGCGTACCGCGTGTTGCGCGATGGCAAGCCGGTGATCGCCGATTCGCGGCTGGGTTTCATCTTTCGCAATGGACGCCAGATCCTGCGCGGCCTGCAGTTGGACAAACAGGCATCGCGCAGCGCCGACGGTACCTGGGAACAGCCTTGGGGCGAACGCCGCTACGTGCGCGACCACTACAACGAATTGCGCGCAAGTTTCGTCGAGAAAGACCACGACAAACGCCACTTCGACATGGTGTTCCGGGTGTTCGACGATGGCGTCGGCTTCCGCTACGACATTCCCGAGCAGCCGAGACTGGCCGAGGCGCAGATCGTGCAGGAGTTGACCGAGTTCGCCATCGCGCGGCCGGCCACCGCGTGGTGGATACCCGCCTTCGAATGGAATCGCGAGGAATACCTGTACCACCGCACGCCGTTGGCTGAAGTCGGCGTGGCGCAGACACCGATCACCCTGCGCACCGATGATGGTGTGCACCTCAGCATCCACGAGGCGGCATTGGTCGATTACGCCGGCATGAACCTGATGCGCGATGGCGGCACGCTGCGCGCGATCCTGACCCCAGGCAGCCCGACCCCGGTAGTGCGCAAGACTCCGTTCGCCACGCCGTGGCGCACCATCACGATCAGCGACCGCGCTGGCGGATTGGTCGAATCCAACCTGATCCTCAACCTCAATGAGCCGAACAAGCTCGGCGATATCAGCTGGTTCAAGCCCAGCAAGTACGTGGGTGTGTGGTGGTCATTGCACATCGACAAGGAGACCTGGGCGACCGGGGCGAAGCACGGCGCGACTACGGCGAACACCAAGCGCTACATCGACTTCGCTGCTGAAAATGGTTTTCGTGGCGTGCTGGTGGAAGGATGGAACATCGGTTGGGATGGCGACTGGTTCGCCAACGGCTGGGACTTCGATTTCCGCAAGCCCACGCCGGACTACGACCTGAAAGGCCTCGCTGCCTACGCGAGAACAAAGGGCGTGCACCTGATCGGCCACCACGAGACCGGCTGCGCGGTCAGTCACTACGAACGGCAGATGGACGAGGCGTTCGCGCTGTTCGGCAGGCTTGGCATCGATGCGGTCAAGACCGGCTATGTCTGCGATGCTGGGCAGATCGAGCGGCAGGACGTTGCGAACGGGCCGGTGCTTCGCGAGTGGCACGAAGGGCAATGGATGAGCAACCACCACCTGCGCGTGGTGCAGGACGCGGCGAAACACCACGTCGCCATCAACGCGCACGAACCGATCAAGGACACCGGCTTGCGGCGCACGTATCCGAACTGGATTTCGCGTGAAGGCGCGCGCGGGCAAGAGTTCAATGCCTGGGGCGACCCGCCGAATTCACCGGAGCACGAAGTCACCCTGGTCTACACGCGCATGTTGGCCGGTCCGATGGACTACACGCCGGGCGTGGTCAGCCTGACTGGCAAGAACGGGCAGGAGATCGGCAGCACGCTGGCACGGCAACTGGCGCTTTACGTGGCGCTCTACAGCCCGATTCAGATGGCAGCCGACCTACCGGAGCATTACGCGCAGCACGCCGATGCCTTCCAGTTCATCAAGGACGTGGCGGTGGATTGGGACGAAAGCCGGGTGCTGGCCGGCGAAGTGGGCGAGTACGTCGCTATCGCACGCAAGCAGCGGGGCGGTGGCGAATGGTTCATCGGCGCGATCAACGACCGCAATGCGCGCACCGTGCCGCTGAAGCTGGATTTCCTCGATCCCGGCAAACACTACCGCGCCGAGATCTACCGCGATGGCGAAGGCGCCGGCTGGAAGGGCGAGTCGCGCTTCCGCTTCGCGCGCGAAGCGAAGACGGTGACGCGAGGCGATGCCTTGGCGCTCTGGCTGGCCGGCGGTGGCGGCGCGGCGGTGCGCTTCGTGCCCATCGATGGTTGA